From the genome of Periplaneta americana isolate PAMFEO1 chromosome 17, P.americana_PAMFEO1_priV1, whole genome shotgun sequence:
ACGAATAAAACTTGCTGCCGTCTACGACACAGCCTGCACAGGTTTATATTTTAGCTTGCTATTTTTCAATAtgacaaattttaaattccattACACTACACTACATTTACGATCTATGGAATTATTCCAcagaaattaatgaatgaaatccAAGCATCAGATGCATTAAGCGATCATTAATTATTACTAACTACTACAATACATTCACTACTTACCTGAATTCAGAGTTTAATTTTGTAGCATCTCCTTACCTTTAACTGGAAATCTGAATAACTTCATATCATTACAGTATTGCCTTCTTCTTGTGCAGTTAACATGATCATAAATGTTTGGGATTCGGAATTAATAATTTGTTACAGAGACACCTCCGTTTGAAACGAGCGAGCTATATTAACACTTTAAATTCTTTATGTAATTTGAGTAAATTACCTGTAATTTAATGTTTGCACACTCACGTTACATCGGTTTTCAGTACAATGGAGTGAGAAAGTAATTTGCAGAGCTGGCAAGAAGAAATAAGTAACTAGCCAAAGACCCCATGCAGTCCATGTCATTAGGGCGCTCTTCGCATTCCGAGAAAATTCTCTGTTGTTTTCTAACAAGAgcaactgtgaaaaaaaaaaaaaaaaaaaaaaaactgatagccACTCAAGATtgtaaacagtgaaggttttgtaaaaaaaaaatacgtttggCCCCGAAGTAGCTTCCACTCTCAATTAAAAAGCAGTTTAATCAACTACTTTATTAATACTTTTTCATCATTGGTAAATTTAATAACGTCTCAAATGCTTTAAAAATGCATATGTCTAACATAATACAAATGCAATATCAATATTATGGTGAagcaataaatgtatttatgagAATCAATCCTTGAGCACCGAAATCGTTGATGATATGTGCTGTAATACAGGCCTGGTAACTTTTCTCTAACTCGCTGAAGGAAACTGCTAAATTATTAACTCACTCTCTCGTCACAATGGCTCTGAAGTACGGCTTGACCAATTTCATTGTTGTGAAAATTCAATGTGCCATGACTCAGACGACTCAACACAATTTTAAACACATATATCTTTCATCTCCACAAAACATCAATCGATTTCCTTTCAGAGAAAATTTCAAGTGTATTTCCAAAATCTATcgacacgaaataaaaaaaaattaaagagttTAAAAGAATAATGGTCTTTCGCCGTCTTTGctttttcatctaccacagagAATTTATATCTCCATAAATAAGTCTTACAAAGAATCACGAACAGACAAGGCTTGAGGTGCATCTTCATTTTCAGAAAAACAAAACGTCATTCATTTCCCTCGAAATATTGTGTACTATCGAAAAACAGATGCGACTCAAAATCTCATTTGACATCTTTTATTCATCTGTGTATAAGTTTCAACTATGGACtttgttacaaaataatatttaaacatattgtttatattacattttagccTCCTGAAAATAGGCGAACAATGCTAATTTTCAGGTCATAGCATTCTTGGTTTGTTTACTATACCCACTGCttaattaaatttaacttcattggtTACTGGCCTACATTTTATTGGTATTTTTGTGGCATATAAAAGCTTCATACAATGCTTATTTCTTATTTTGCGCACTGTAGTTGCAATTAAAACGTATACTctccaaataaaatataattatggttTTGGGGGcccattttgaaaatttgaaattagcTAAATCAATAGGTATTGGAATAGGCATTGTCAGGGTTTGAAAACAATCCTTCTGAATACAGCATTTTCTATTTGTTCTACAGAAATTGACGCCCTGCCATCTTTGGACCATTTCCTATTGGCAACACACTGTTTTAAGTATGTCGCTCGGCTgacatttatttacaaataacaCTTATGGTCACCATTAAAAACTGAATTGTGGCACAATTTTTCTTCAGCTAAAGGCTAATGAATCAACATTAcacacataataaataatatccaaattATGTTACTGTACATTGTTACGTTTAACACGATCTGGATCAGAATAATTTCCGAGAAATCCAAGGCCTTTCACTTATAACACCTTTGAATTCACTTCCATCTTATCTATCATAAGACTATTCACGTTCGTCTTTAGCCTCTTCTATCTTCGTCTTCCAGTTGAATTGCAAATTGACACATAGAATTTAAATGATCTCTCGCCAGAATACGTACATCTATAGCTTGTACAAAACTATTTCCCATAAACATCAGAATGTTATCGTACCAGAATTCGTAGGTGCGTGCACTGTTAGTTAATCTGAGCGTACAAAGGATTTTCCACAAAACATCAcacttgaatggcttctcgcAAGAATGCGTACATACATGTTTTATGAGAGGTTAAGTGTGTACAAAGGATTAGCCACAAAATCGCATTTAAATCATTTCTCGCGAGAATGAGCACGTACATGTCTTTTGAGATGACTGGAATCTGCAAAACGTCTCTCACAAATGTGACAACTGTATGGTTTCTCGCCTGAATGCATGCGTGCATGCCTGGTGAGTCTTGCCGATCGTGAAAAACATTTcccacaaacatcacacttgaaTGAGTTCTCACTAGAATGTGTACGTGAATGTCTTATGAGAATAAAGTTATATTCAAAGCAtttcccacaaacatcgcatttgaattcTTTCTCGCGAGAATGAACTGATAGATGTCTTTTTAGATGACCAGAATCTATAAAACCTTTCCCACAAACCTGACATCTGAATGGTCTCTCGCCTGAATGCGTGCGTGCATGCCTTGTGAGAATTCCGGATTGTacaaaacattttccacaaacatcgcatttgaatggcttctctcCAAAATGCTTACGTATATGGACTGTTAGGTCACCTGAATGCATATAACTTTTCCCACATATTTCGCATTTGAATGACCTTTCGCCAGAATGCGTACGAGCATGACCTGCGAGATAACACGAATCTGCAAAAGACTTACCACAAATATCACACTTGAATGGTCTGTCGCCAGAATGCATACGAGAGTGCACGGTGAGGCTATTAGACTTTACAAAAGACATTCCACAGACATCACATATGAAAGGCTTCTCGCCGGTATGTCTACGTCTATGTACCGTGAGATAACTTGAATCAGCGAAACACTTGCCACAATCGCCGCATTTGTAGGGCTTCTCGCCAGAGTGCGTACGTTCATGCACTCTAAGATGACTCACATGAACAAAACATTTCTCACAAACTTTACATTTAAATGGCTTTTCGCCAGAATGCGTACGTGCGTGGACTTTGAGCTCATTAGACCTTGCAAAACATTTACCACAAACTTCGCATGTAAACGGCTTCTCTCCTGTGTGCGTAGGTATATGGGATCTGAGATGAGCTAATCGTAAAAAGTATTTCCCACAGGTATCACATTCAAATCTCTTCTCTTTGGTGTGGGTTCGTAAATGATTTCTCTGACTTTGTAGATTCCGtaacaatttgccacaaatattacactcaaagGAACCTTCGTCTCTATGACTGTTTGACTGTGACTCCCTGTTATTCTTACTTCTTTGCCAAGTCTTGTAAATCTGGAGTTCAGGATTATTTGATGGAGGACAATCTTCAGGTCTTATGTACTTCACTTGTGGCGTTTCAGTCCCATCATGGTTAAAAAATCTGTAATCAAGAGATGGCATTAGTGAAACTTACAACCATTACTGCAACAAGGACCATAGACATCGTCACTACAGATATTCACTGTCGTAAAGTGAACTATGAAGAACATCTGCCGATTTGCATAAAACATTCGGTTAGGAATACTGGACTTGTTTGAAATTATAAGGCACATAGACGAATTAGTGCAAAAGACAGAGAGGTGGAGATATTTAGAAAGGTCACATGAAGAAACTAATCTTCCGAAGCTTAAATATGTGAATCTAGTCttgaaaattgtgcttaattaaattaattacaaagtgCCCCCATTgaggtagcccttacggactcagtatatcctcaaaaaatatatacatatgtaagcaagataattaaatttaaaaaaagaaagggcatgaaaaaattacaattgctattaatgtggcaccatgtgattaatcagAATTTGACAGGAATTTTTTAACACAGTTATCagatgtcatccctcagagatgttggtagAGCAAATTTCTgttgaaattcttcgaaaaaaccTGGTATAGCTCCtggagcacctatgagcaagccgaatacctcaacgcttaaaatagttgactgtagggtCATAGATCGACTTCATCTCACGGTGGACCTCGGGTGAcagatgacatcctacttcaaaatgTATCGTGGTGTCCACAATGATGTCCTATTTAGtatcagcattgtacgctaaaatatcgatTCGTATCATTGATCacttttcagctagacaggataTCTCTTCTTCTACTAttcagctcttatttcttaatgcggcagcaattttggatcttataagatgatgtctagagttcctcaaaagcaatccctgttcacagaatcccaagacgtgt
Proteins encoded in this window:
- the LOC138693326 gene encoding zinc finger protein 883-like isoform X1 is translated as MNDIVTCERLVMDVIKTEPEFDLLAVQSNDDAHTEEASDLQDEDTTVDSTDFSCDLKWEIKIEETAVPITFPVMKCEPEEETFGMVRVKQENQLELTTEESGVLAEGFFNHDGTETPQVKYIRPEDCPPSNNPELQIYKTWQRSKNNRESQSNSHRDEGSFECNICGKLLRNLQSQRNHLRTHTKEKRFECDTCGKYFLRLAHLRSHIPTHTGEKPFTCEVCGKCFARSNELKVHARTHSGEKPFKCKVCEKCFVHVSHLRVHERTHSGEKPYKCGDCGKCFADSSYLTVHRRRHTGEKPFICDVCGMSFVKSNSLTVHSRMHSGDRPFKCDICGKSFADSCYLAGHARTHSGERSFKCEICGKSYMHSGDLTVHIRKHFGEKPFKCDVCGKCFVQSGILTRHARTHSGERPFRCQVCGKGFIDSGHLKRHLSVHSREKEFKCDVCGKCFEYNFILIRHSRTHSSENSFKCDVCGKCFSRSARLTRHARMHSGEKPYSCHICERRFADSSHLKRHVRAHSREK
- the LOC138693326 gene encoding zinc finger protein 883-like isoform X2: MDVIKTEPEFDLLAVQSNDDAHTEEASDLQDEDTTVDSTDFSCDLKWEIKIEETAVPITFPVMKCEPEEETFGMVRVKQENQLELTTEESGVLAEGFFNHDGTETPQVKYIRPEDCPPSNNPELQIYKTWQRSKNNRESQSNSHRDEGSFECNICGKLLRNLQSQRNHLRTHTKEKRFECDTCGKYFLRLAHLRSHIPTHTGEKPFTCEVCGKCFARSNELKVHARTHSGEKPFKCKVCEKCFVHVSHLRVHERTHSGEKPYKCGDCGKCFADSSYLTVHRRRHTGEKPFICDVCGMSFVKSNSLTVHSRMHSGDRPFKCDICGKSFADSCYLAGHARTHSGERSFKCEICGKSYMHSGDLTVHIRKHFGEKPFKCDVCGKCFVQSGILTRHARTHSGERPFRCQVCGKGFIDSGHLKRHLSVHSREKEFKCDVCGKCFEYNFILIRHSRTHSSENSFKCDVCGKCFSRSARLTRHARMHSGEKPYSCHICERRFADSSHLKRHVRAHSREK